The Chloroflexota bacterium genome includes the window GGTTGGTGGTGCACGCGCAATTATTAGCCTGCTAACTACGGGTGGGATTGTGTAGGCAATGCGCTATCAACCCGGTCAAACTCTGCTGGATAAATATCGCATTGAAGCGCATATTGGACGTGGGGCGTTCGCAGATGTGTATCATGTTACACATCTGGAACTTAACGCACCTAGAGCCATTAAGGTTCTGCATCGTGATGAACCTGGGTTGGGCAGTACGCAATATCAGGATTATCAGCAGCGATTTCGTCTCGAAGCACAATTGGGAGCCAAAATTAATCATCCCAATGTTGTGCGTATCTATGATTTTGAAAAGGATGCTGATACGCTGCTTTTGGTGATGGAATACGCGGCGGGTGGCTCTCTCAGTAAACGCCTGAAAACTATGGAAGCCACAAAGCAGCATATGTCAGTTCTGTCTGCTTTGCGCGTTTCAGAAGAAATTGCTGCGGGCTTGAGCGCATTGCACAAAAAAGATATTGTGCATCGTGACATCAAACCCAGTAATATCCTTTTCGATACCGATGGAGTGGCAAAGGTGGCTGATCTGGGTTTAGTGCAGATCCCTGGCGGGCCAAGCATGCGCTCGCAAATCAGTGAAACCGCCTCACATCCAGGTACGCCAGGATACATGAGTCCAGAGCAGGAAACCACATCGGCCTATTTGAAACCCTCATCGGATGTCTATGCTTTGGGTGCTACCTTATTTCAGCTCTTAACTGGAAGGTTGTATGCCAGCCAAAAGACAGGACAGACCGCGAGTGTGTTGCGGGAAGATGTTCCCACTCAGGTGGATGAACTTCTGGCGAAGCTATTAGCGAAGGATGCTGATATGCGTCCCTGGGGTGGCGCAGAAGCCCTGACGCTCATTCAGGCTGCACAAAATAGCAAAAAAGAAATCTTGACCAAGTCTGGAGTGGGTGTTTCGATGCCCGTAAAGGAGAAAAACATACCAGGGGGATATGCCCTGGCAATTGTGGGGGTTCTTGTGCTCATCGCCGGGGGGCTTTGGTTTGCGTTTGGGGACTTCTCCCGTAGTGAAGAATACCCTACCCCAGAGCTTTATACTTCCGTGATGTTAGGTGAATTCAATCTGGCGGTTGCTGAGTTCATAATTGATCAGGGAAATTTGGACGCGGAAACGGGCCTGGCCGTATCGCAACAAATATATCAGCGCATTGATAAGAGTTTGCAGGAAATTACCCAAGCAGTAGATATGCTCTATGAAGTACGCGGTCCCGATCAAATTGGTCCGATAGCTGGAGCAACAGCCGAAAAGCGTGCTGATTCAGCAGCAAAACTGGCTCAACAAATAAACGCGGACCTTGTTATCTACGGGACTATTTCTGATGATGGCACAAGTCAAACGATTACTCCAGAACTGTATATTTCAGAACGCTTATTTAGCCTTATCCCGGAATTTTTGGGGCGTCATCCATTGGGTGAAGCCATCCGCATCCCCGGTGGGGCAGGTAGTTTGGTGAGCCGGGTTGAGGCCAACCGGGATATTGCTGGCCGGGGACAGGCGATTGCGTATATTGCTACGGGGGCATCATTGTTTAGCCTTATGGAGTATGAAGATGCATTCTCGTTCTTTGAAATTGCCTTGCAAGCAGATGGGTGGGAGGGGGATACGGGCAAAGAGAGCTTATATCTCATGCTGGGGAATGCTGCCGGGAAGCTGGAGCGTGTTGACGATGCAGAGAATTACTTTAATCTTGCGTTGGTGGCAAATCCACAATATGCGCGTGCCTATATTGGTCTTGGTGAAACCTATTTTGTGCGAGCGTTGGGTATTCCCCCTGTAAATACTTTTTCAGAAATTTCACAGTCTGATCTGAATTTGGCCGAAGAACAATATTTAGCCGCGCTATCAGCTACGGACCAGCCCCCTACGGCAGATATTCCTGTCAAAGTTGATTTTGGCATGGGACGATTATCCCTGGTGCGTTATCAAATTCTGGGGACGCAATCGTTGTTGACGGATGCTTCTACACATTTTCAAGCTGTCGTTGATGCTGCCGAAATAGGCAATACGCGCATAGCAGAATTTGTTGCCCAATCACACGGGCATCTTGGTTCGGTTGCCGTACTCTCTGCTGATCTTGATACGGCTCAACACGAATATCAAATTGCAGCAGAAATTTCTCAATCGCCGCGTGCAAAAGCGGCTTTTTGGGCGCAGTTGGGGAGTATTTATCAGCAATTGGGTGATACCAATTTGGCTATTGACGCTTACCAACAAGCGGTTGCCATTACGTTAGATGAAGATGCACGTCAAAAATACCAACAAGCACTTGCTGAAATTGAGAATCGCTGAAAAGCGAAATGGGAGGTACAAATGCTGCCAAAGAAGGCTTTCTATCCAATAATGATCCAAATATTGCTTTCTTTAGTTCTCGTGGGATGTCGTCCTGAACCTGAAACCGTGGTGGTTGTTGAATATGTGACTCGAACTGCCGTTCAGACAACAAAAATTATTCCGAGCGCTACGCCGAAAACGAAGATCAATGTGCCACTAAGCATTGATGTTGTAGATTCGCCTACAACTACACCGATGAAAGCTGTTGCTTTTGAAAAATATCCAGGCTTTTCGACCGTGGTTACTCTGCCAAACGATATTCTATTGCCCGGTGAAATAAACAATGATAGCAATATGATTGATTCATTAGCTATATTTGGGATGGGGGGAGGCGCTCCTGAGGATACTTCAAATAACCCAATCGTGTACATTGATGCAGGCATGGTAAATATATTTAACTACCCAACACGAGAAAATATAATCATTGAACTTGTTCGCCCAGATGGCTCTGTTCTGGTAAAGAATAAGAATAATGTGTCGGATTTTACCTACTGTTTTGATAATAATCTATTACTTCAATCTGGCAAATATTCGATCCGAGTAAGTTCTTTGTCTATTCCGGTAGCGACCGCTTCGTTCAGTATTTCTTATTCTAATAGGCCACAAGTATTTCTTTCCCGAAGGTCAGAGGGTTTCTATGGGTGTTCAGATGCAGTTGTCGAAGGGGAAGAAACGCAGATTTTCTTTTCTGGATACAAACCTAACGAAACCGTTCTTGTTGCCGTTTATTTGGATGATGGTGATAATTACACAATTCTGAAAACCTGGGAAGCCGAAGTAGATGCTACTGGAAGGTTGGTGCAAGAAATTGAGTCCCCTCGGGTTCGCGAACGTGGAACGTATGGAATTGCTGTTTTTGGTGAAGAACTTTCTGAGGTCAGTTTTGCAGCAACAGAAAGATTCTATGCATCGGCAGCTACAACTTTTTATGTGCTTGCCGCTGCAGAATCGTTGCCACAAGTAGTTCAGGTTACAATTACACCGCGCCCGATCAAGCAAACACTAACTCCGGCAGGTTTTAATTGCTTTAAAGCACCAGAGCCTAGGGTTGATATTGATGATTCTATTCGCGTAACCTATACGGATGGCACACCATTGCGTTTGCGTTCTGCACCAGAAGTAAGCAACAACAATATTATTGAACTGATCCCCGAAGGTGGCCGGATGAAAGTGCTTGATGGCCCAGTTTGCGAACCACGTCCAGGGCGAAATGATGCATTTATATACTGGAAAGTTCGTGTGACTTCATCTGGTCTGCAAGGATGGGTTGCCGAAGGTGATCTGTATAATTACTATATCGAAAAATATCCCTGATTCTTAGGAGACTAACTATGAAGGCACACTTTCGTTTTACGCTTGTATTTGTAATCCTGTTGTTGGTGACTCAGCCCTTAATGGCGGTTGCGGCTCAAGAAAAGCCCGTCACCCTGCATATTGATTGGGTGGATATTTCCAATTTCCCGCAGGTCACTGTATTAGTGAGCGCCTGGAATGCCGATGGCCTGCCATTGGCTGGGCTTGCTCCCGAGAATTTTTCGCTGCAAGAAGATGATGGCGATGCATTCCAGCCCATCACTGCGCAAGCCGACCTGAATGTGGCGCTTTCGGTTGGGCTGGTGCTGGATGTATCCGAAAGCATGTTCGGCAAGCCGATTGAAGACGCCAAAGCCGCGGCCACGCGTTTCCTGGATCGTCTTGAGCCGGGGGACAGGGCATCCCTGATCGCATTTTCCAGCACCCTGGATCCCAACCCCACTTCCCTGAATCCAAGCCTGGAGATTGCATTCACCGATCATCTGGACCCGATTTTTGATCTGGTTGCCAGCCTGCAACCCTGGGGTCAAACCCACCTCTTTAATGCGGCAGCCAAAGCGGTGGGTTTAGCCAATGGCGAGCCTGAAGGTCGCCGGGCTATTTTACTCCTGACGGATGGCCGTAATGAGCCAGCCGAACTTGGCGATCCGGATGAAGGCATCCACCTGGCTCAAGAAGCGAATATCCCCATCTTTGTGATTGGCCTGGGCAAAGATATCGATGAACCTTACCTGCGCCGTTTGGCAACGGAGACCGGTGGCCTGTTTCGGGCTGCCCCGAGTTCATCGGAATTGGGCCATCTCTTTACGGATATGGCAACGTTGTTGAAAACCCAATACACCCTGACCTTCGAGTCGAGTCTGCCGTACGACGGGCTGGTGCATACATTAAACTTGACTCTCGATACAACCTTGGGCAGCGATTCGCAAAGCATCGAGTTTGGCCCCTTGCCGTATGTATCCCCGACGCCCACAATCACCCAGACTTCCGTCCCAACGGAGACGCCGCTGCCTACTGCGACGACAACCCCCAGCCCCACGCCGACGAATACAGCCACGGCGACCGCGACGGTCACAGCCACCGCGACAGCAACGCTCACCCCAACCCCAACGCCTATACCCACCTTTGTTGAGCGAGTGGAGGGTAGTTTTTCAATCTGGTGTCCGGGTTTACTCGTGCTTGGTTTGGCGGCCCTGTTGCTGATTATCTTCCGGCGCAAGCCAAAGCAGAAAGAAGAAAAATGTGCCAAATGCGGCTTCGATATGACCGGCAAACCCGGCGCCTGCCCGCAGTGTGGCGAAACGCGGCGACTGCCGAAGTTTAAGCAGTGAACCAAGAAG containing:
- a CDS encoding protein kinase translates to MRYQPGQTLLDKYRIEAHIGRGAFADVYHVTHLELNAPRAIKVLHRDEPGLGSTQYQDYQQRFRLEAQLGAKINHPNVVRIYDFEKDADTLLLVMEYAAGGSLSKRLKTMEATKQHMSVLSALRVSEEIAAGLSALHKKDIVHRDIKPSNILFDTDGVAKVADLGLVQIPGGPSMRSQISETASHPGTPGYMSPEQETTSAYLKPSSDVYALGATLFQLLTGRLYASQKTGQTASVLREDVPTQVDELLAKLLAKDADMRPWGGAEALTLIQAAQNSKKEILTKSGVGVSMPVKEKNIPGGYALAIVGVLVLIAGGLWFAFGDFSRSEEYPTPELYTSVMLGEFNLAVAEFIIDQGNLDAETGLAVSQQIYQRIDKSLQEITQAVDMLYEVRGPDQIGPIAGATAEKRADSAAKLAQQINADLVIYGTISDDGTSQTITPELYISERLFSLIPEFLGRHPLGEAIRIPGGAGSLVSRVEANRDIAGRGQAIAYIATGASLFSLMEYEDAFSFFEIALQADGWEGDTGKESLYLMLGNAAGKLERVDDAENYFNLALVANPQYARAYIGLGETYFVRALGIPPVNTFSEISQSDLNLAEEQYLAALSATDQPPTADIPVKVDFGMGRLSLVRYQILGTQSLLTDASTHFQAVVDAAEIGNTRIAEFVAQSHGHLGSVAVLSADLDTAQHEYQIAAEISQSPRAKAAFWAQLGSIYQQLGDTNLAIDAYQQAVAITLDEDARQKYQQALAEIENR
- a CDS encoding VWA domain-containing protein, translated to MKAHFRFTLVFVILLLVTQPLMAVAAQEKPVTLHIDWVDISNFPQVTVLVSAWNADGLPLAGLAPENFSLQEDDGDAFQPITAQADLNVALSVGLVLDVSESMFGKPIEDAKAAATRFLDRLEPGDRASLIAFSSTLDPNPTSLNPSLEIAFTDHLDPIFDLVASLQPWGQTHLFNAAAKAVGLANGEPEGRRAILLLTDGRNEPAELGDPDEGIHLAQEANIPIFVIGLGKDIDEPYLRRLATETGGLFRAAPSSSELGHLFTDMATLLKTQYTLTFESSLPYDGLVHTLNLTLDTTLGSDSQSIEFGPLPYVSPTPTITQTSVPTETPLPTATTTPSPTPTNTATATATVTATATATLTPTPTPIPTFVERVEGSFSIWCPGLLVLGLAALLLIIFRRKPKQKEEKCAKCGFDMTGKPGACPQCGETRRLPKFKQ